The nucleotide window CTTTTTAGCTTGCAAGATTATCTTTTGAAAGCAACAGCTTTTGAACAACAAGTGCGCGTATACGCGACGATTACGACCGATATGGTGAACGAAGCCGTACTACGTCATCAAGCGTATCCCACGGCGTCGGCTGCGCTTGGTCGGACGATGACCGTTTCCACGATGATGGGTGCGATGATGAGCGGCGACGATAAACTTACGGTGAAAGTGGAAGGGAACGGCCCCCTCGGTCCAGTCATCGTCGACAGTACGGCAGAAGGAAATACAAGAGGATATGTGCACAATCCCCGGGTTCATTTTGAATTAAATCGTTTCGGCAAACTTGATGTCGCCCGCGCCGTTGGACATAGCGGTCATATTGCTGTCGCCAAGGATCTCGGCATGAAAGAAACGTTTACGAGCCATTCCCCTATTGTATCGGGAGAATTGGGAGAAGACTTCACGTATTACTTTACGACATCCGAACAAGTTCCTTCCTCTGTCGGGCTTGGCGTCCTTGTGGATACGGACCATTCTGTTTTAGCCGCGGGAGGATTTATCGTACAAGTTTTACCGGGAACAGAAGAAGCCGTCATCGATCACGTAGAGAAACACATTGAAGCCGCTCCGCCAATCTCAAAATTAATTGAACGGGGGTACAATCCGGAACGCATCGTCGAGACGGTCACAGGCGGAGATTATCAATTTTTGGAAAAAATGCCCGTGCAGTTTAAATGTTCATGCTCAAAGGAACGGATTGGACGCGCGATGGTTGGGTTGGGAAGCGAGGAAATCCAATCGATGATTACGGAAGATCACGGTGCGGAGACGGAATGTCATTTTTGCCATGCCCAATATCCATTTAACGTTGAAGATTTGATGCAATTAAAACAAGAAGCATTGAGTCAGGAAAATCACGAGGGACGATAACCTGGTCCGAAAGGAAAAGCATTAGCATCACTGGTTCGTTGACAAACGTAACCGATTCGAGTACGATGAATATAATACCAATAAACATACTGGGAATTAAGAGGAGGAAAAAACGATGAGCAAAGTGGTAAATTCCATTACTGAACTAATTGGGGACACGCCTCTCGTTAAATTAAATCGACTCACGGGAGAAAACGATGCCGATGTTTATTTGAAGCTCGAATTTTATAATCCTGGCAGCTCGGTGAAGGACCGAATCGCCTTGGCGATGATTGAACGGGCTGAAAAGGAAGGCAAGTTAAAACCCGGCGATACGCTTATAGAAGCTACGAGCGGGAATACAGGAATCGGACTCGCGATGGTTGCCGCTGCGAAAGGCTACCGTTCCGTTCTCGTCATGCCGGATACGATGAGCCAGGAACGCCGTAATTTGTTGAGAGCATACGGAGCAGAACTCGAACTGACTCCCGGGGCAGAAGGAATGGGCGGCGCGATCCGTAAAACCAATGAATTGGCAGAAGAAAAGGGTTACTTTATTCCGGAGCAATTCGAAAATCAAGCCAATGTGGACATTCATCGGGAAACGACAGGCCGGGAATTGCTCGAGCAAGTGGATGGACAAATTGATGCCTTTGTAGCCGGAATAGGTACAGGCGGTACGATTACCGGTGCCGGCCGACTGTTAAAAGAACACTATCCGAACCTCAAGAACATTGCTGTTGAACCGGCGGACGCACCAGTATTGTCCGGTGGCGAAAAAGGACCCCATAAAATCCAAGGTATTGGTGCCGGGTTTGTTCCGGGAATTTTGGATACGGAAGTCTATGATGAAGTTGTTACCGCAACAACCGACCAAGCTTTCGAATACGCTCGCCGTGCGGCTCGTGAAGAAGGCATCCTAGGCGGCATTTCTTCAGGCGCTGCGCTTTATGTCGCTGTGGAAGAAGCCAGAAAGCAAGGAAAAGGAAAGAAAGTCGTCGTTGTGATCCCGTCCAACGGTGAACGTTATTTAAGTACACCGCTTTATCAGTTTGATGATGAGTAATTAGACGTATCTTTCTTTCTGCCGGAGAAAACAAGTGCTTAGTCTTGTTTTCTCCGGCTTTTTTTTAGCAGGAAAGAAAGCATAAATCAACTTCCTTACTTTCATAAGTGCAACGAAGGCTTTCGTCATAAAAGCGTGGAACTTGTTTGATCATTGATTGCCCCTTTTGTCAATGATAAACTATAAAGGAGTTATTGAGATGAGTACAGGTGAGCAGAGGAGGAGAAAAGATGTTATTTGTGATTGATAATTATGATTCATTTACGTATAATCTCGTTCAATATTTGGGCGAGTTAGGTGAAGAATGTGTGGTGAAGCGTAACGATGAAACGTCGGTGAAGGAGATCGCGGAGATGCAACCTGATCGGTTAGTGATATCTCCGGGACCTTGTGCTCCCAATCAAGCCGGGGTCACGCTTGAAGCAGTTCAGTATTTTAGCGGCCGGATTCCCGTTCTCGGTGTTTGCTTGGGGCATCAGGCTATTGGTCAAGTATTCGGCGGCAAAGTCGTACGGGCATCCCGATTGATGCACGGCAAAACCTCTCGTTTGATTCATGATAACCAAACCTTGTATAAAGGGATTTCTCAGGAAACTGAAGTCATGAGGTACCATTCTTTAACGGTAGAA belongs to Salicibibacter cibi and includes:
- the cysK gene encoding cysteine synthase A, with amino-acid sequence MSKVVNSITELIGDTPLVKLNRLTGENDADVYLKLEFYNPGSSVKDRIALAMIERAEKEGKLKPGDTLIEATSGNTGIGLAMVAAAKGYRSVLVMPDTMSQERRNLLRAYGAELELTPGAEGMGGAIRKTNELAEEKGYFIPEQFENQANVDIHRETTGRELLEQVDGQIDAFVAGIGTGGTITGAGRLLKEHYPNLKNIAVEPADAPVLSGGEKGPHKIQGIGAGFVPGILDTEVYDEVVTATTDQAFEYARRAAREEGILGGISSGAALYVAVEEARKQGKGKKVVVVIPSNGERYLSTPLYQFDDE
- the hslO gene encoding Hsp33 family molecular chaperone HslO, whose protein sequence is MQDYLLKATAFEQQVRVYATITTDMVNEAVLRHQAYPTASAALGRTMTVSTMMGAMMSGDDKLTVKVEGNGPLGPVIVDSTAEGNTRGYVHNPRVHFELNRFGKLDVARAVGHSGHIAVAKDLGMKETFTSHSPIVSGELGEDFTYYFTTSEQVPSSVGLGVLVDTDHSVLAAGGFIVQVLPGTEEAVIDHVEKHIEAAPPISKLIERGYNPERIVETVTGGDYQFLEKMPVQFKCSCSKERIGRAMVGLGSEEIQSMITEDHGAETECHFCHAQYPFNVEDLMQLKQEALSQENHEGR
- a CDS encoding anthranilate synthase component II, encoding MLFVIDNYDSFTYNLVQYLGELGEECVVKRNDETSVKEIAEMQPDRLVISPGPCAPNQAGVTLEAVQYFSGRIPVLGVCLGHQAIGQVFGGKVVRASRLMHGKTSRLIHDNQTLYKGISQETEVMRYHSLTVESASLPDCLEVTSWTEEGELMGFRHRSHPTEGVQFHPESIMSKHGKEMLAQWLTAYTTPDLLGV